From the genome of Ictalurus furcatus strain D&B chromosome 4, Billie_1.0, whole genome shotgun sequence, one region includes:
- the LOC128606905 gene encoding P2Y purinoceptor 2-like, giving the protein MATVNVSSVNSSAFSRCGFINDFNNILLPVTYSVVLVFGLLLNLTVMYTIVFRIKHWSPNTIYMINLTVCDTLYILTLPFLIYYHAIKKKWPFSEAFCKLIRFLFYTNLYGSILFLTCISVHRYIVVCHPVRSMGLVNASRARYVSVLVWVVVLIFQAPVLYFTQIKEERCSDTTADHLFVHFLPYSSFISVSFFLIPFLLVIVCNSLMVRKLIQPSRVGGAISQNSKRKSVKMIVIVMLVFIVCFVPFHLTRSLHYVFRYLTVSCNLLGGSRIAYKVSRHLASINSCIDPILYFLAGQGFRRSLPKKMKQDQNAEEDKHLSSSQTD; this is encoded by the coding sequence ATGGCCACTGTAAATGTGTCCAGCGTCAACAGCAGTGCTTTCTCCAGATGCGGTTTCATCAATGATTTCAACAACATCCTGCTTCCAGTTACCTACAGCGTGGTGCTAGTGTTCGGCCTGCTGCTCAACCTCACTGTCATGTATACCATCGTGTTCAGGATCAAACACTGGAGCCCCAACACCATCTACATGATCAACCTGACTGTGTGTGACACACTTTATATCCTCACACTACCCTTTCTGATATATTATCACGCCATCAAGAAAAAGTGGCCCTTCAGTGAAGCGTTCTGCAAACTTATACGCTTTCTCTTCTATACCAATTTATATGGTAGCATCCTCTTCCTCACCTGCATCAGCGTCCATCGCTACATAGTTGTTTGCCACCCGGTGCGATCAATGGGCTTGGTTAATGCCTCCCGTGCCCGTTATGTCTCAGTCCTTGTCTGGGTAGTTGTCCTCATCTTCCAGGCGCCAGTTCTCTACTTCACCCAAATCAAGGAGGAACGCTGTTCAGACACCACAGCGGACCACCTCTTTGTGCATTTCCTGCCCTATAGCTCATTCATTTCGGTCAGTTTCTTTCTAATACCCTTTCTTTTAGTGATAGTCTGCAACAGCCTGATGGTGCGTAAACTCATCCAACCCAGCAGAGTAGGAGGTGCAATATCTCAGAACTCCAAGAGAAAATCTGTAAAGATGATTGTTATCGTGATGCTGGTCTTCATAGTCTGCTTTGTACCCTTCCACCTCACACGGAGTCTTCATTATGTTTTCCGCTACTTAACAGTAAGCTGCAACCTCCTGGGGGGATCTAGAATAGCATACAAGGTCTCAAGGCACCTAGCAAGTATTAACAGCTGCATTGACCCCATCCTCTACTTCTTGGCTGGCCAGGGTTTCCGACGCAGTTTACCTAAGAAGATGAAGCAAGACCAGAATGCTGAGGAGGATAAGCATTTATCAAGCTCTCAAACAGATTAA
- the LOC128606313 gene encoding uncharacterized protein LOC128606313 isoform X2: protein MMFGEEVSQKFLAMWSTFFKPKIIADCKTLKNMGKLLSGTEPESEDYNGWDSDMSSILLLLHLLPPTSRKKHPKNIQDQKTSKISSAQATSHLVRYLKEGASVTTFIESADTRQPFLLCIGERKKDIQKFYVIIDQKPIPCKAYTSVAAFDELFKAHYVFSLSYDEALCDFYTFIQTTIYNIDVGRAKESPRVKELLARLLQRD from the exons ATGATGTTTGGTGAGGAAGTGTCTCAGAAGTTCCTAGCAATGTGGTCAACATTCTTCAAGCCAAAAATCATTGCAGACTGCAAGACTCTTAAGAATATGGGCAAGCTGCTGTCAGGAACTGAACCTGAATCTGAGGACTACAATG GATGGGACAGTGATATGTCCTCAATCCTTTTGCTGCTGCACCTGCTCCCTCCAAcctcaagaaaaaaacatccaaaaaacatccaagatcaaaaaacatccaagatcAGTTCAGCTCAAGCAACCAGCCATCTTGTGAGATATCTTAAG GAAGGAGCCAGTGTGACTACCTTCATTGAGAGTGCTGACACAAGACAACCATTCCTCCTCTGCATCGGTGAGCGAAAGAAGGATATCCAAAAGTTCTACGTTATTATCGACCAAAAACCGATCCCATGTAAGGCGTACACATCAGTGGCAGCTTTTGATGAACTGTTCAAAGCTCACTATGTCTTCAGTCTCTCATATGATGAAGCTCTTTGTGATTTCTACACATTTATCCAAACCACTATCTATAACATCGATGTCGGAAGAGCAAAGGAGAGCCCGCGTGTTAAAGAACTTCTAGCACGATTGCTGCAGCGAGATTAA
- the LOC128606313 gene encoding uncharacterized protein LOC128606313 isoform X1 — MHDLLQGVVQYEVKLVFEYLVKQDYVSLNTLSDRIQSFNYGYTDGKNKPSGLKMDDKSKHLGLNAIQSWCLLRNTPLIFGDVIERNNNHWNFLLLLIQIVNIVFSFTITGGMICYLKDLICDHHTLFKEPFPDKRLIPKHHLMIHYPRCIKKIGPLIHMWCMRFEAKHHIFKICGKHFKNLIKSLVKQHQRQLAFNYENYCFRRFEFGTTTSKTICNLQGGEELSQTLYLEACLSVTSTKWVRHYGTEYQVGLFICTGCTYDLPVFKKICEIIIYEESAFIISCNVKTMYYDDHFNAYCIEDDQMDEFSVISVNELTHYRPFDKQCSNENNQREYIEPNGYI; from the coding sequence ATGCATGATCTGCTACAGGGTGTGGTACAGTATGAAGTTAAGCTGGTTTTTGAGTACCTTGTTAAACAGGACTACGTCTCTTTGAACACATTGTCAGATAGGATACAGAGCTTTAATTATGGTTACACAGACggtaaaaacaaaccaagtggGTTAAAAATGGATGATAAGAGCAAACACCTGGGTTTGAATGCCATACAGTCATGGTGTCTTCTGCGCAACACTCCACTGAtatttggtgatgtcattgaAAGGAATAACAATCACTGGAACTTTCTCCTGCTTTTGATACAGATTGTCAATATAGTGTTCTCCTTCACCATAACTGGTGGGATGATATGTTACTTAAAAGATCTGATCTGTGATCACCATACTCTATTCAAAGAACCGTTTCCTGACAAGAGGTTGATTCCCAAGCACCACTTGATGATACACTATCCgagatgcataaaaaaaattggccCTCTTATCCATATGTGGTGCATGCGATTTGAAGCTAAGCACcatattttcaaaatatgtGGCAAACATTTCAAGAATCTCATTAAATCATTAGTAAAGCAACATCAACGTCAATTGGCATTTAACTATGAAAATTATTGTTTTAGAAGGTTTGAATTTGGTACTACAACATCAAAAACCATCTGTAACTTGCAAGGTGGGGAAGAACTCAGTCAGACATTATATTTAGAAGCCTGTTTGAGTGTTACAAGTACAAAGTGGGTCAGACATTATGGTACTGAGTATCAGGTTGGTTTGTTCATATGCACTGGATGTACCTATGATCTCCCTGTGTTCAAAAAGATCTGTGagataataatatatgaagagAGTGCTTTCATAATTTCCTGTAATGTAAAAACGATGTACTATGATGACCACTTCAATGCATACTGTATAGAAGATGACCAAATGGATGAGTTTTCTGTCATCTCTGTGAATGAACTGACACATTATAGGCCATTTGACAAGCAGTGCTCTAATGAGAATAATCAAAGAGAGTACATAGAGCCCAATGGTTATATTTAG
- the LOC128606314 gene encoding P2Y purinoceptor 2-like → MAVLNISSLINSSSQYHCKFNEDFKYILLPVSYGLVFVVGLVLNVIALYSILFRIKHWSPNTIYMINLTACDTLYILTLPFLIYYYADKNDWPFTETFCKLIRFLFYTNLYGSILFLSCISIHRFLGICHPVRSMQWVNARRARYVSVLVWVIVLIFQAPVLYFSRTTNKVCHDTTSQDLFNYFVVYSSAISVILFLIPFAIVLVCNGHMVRKLKEPTTVGGATSQRSKQKSVKMIVIVLLVFILCFLPFHLTRSLYYIFRYLKVNCTLLEGSNIAYKVTRPLASVNSCIDPILYFMAGQGFRRSLSKKHKQSQREGKSEYLSTPL, encoded by the coding sequence ATGGCTGtcctaaacatttccagtttaaTCAACAGCAGTTCCCAATACCACTGCAAGTTTAATGAGGACTTCAAGTACATCTTACTTCCTGTCAGCTATGGGTTGGTGTTTGTTGTTGGCTTGGTGCTCAATGTCATTGCATTGTATTCCATCTTGTTCCGGATCAAACACTGGAGCCCCAACACCATCTACATGATCAACCTGACTGCGTGTGACACCCTCTACATCCTCACACTACCCTTTCTGATCTACTACTACGCTGACAAGAATGACTGGCCTTTCACTGAAACCTTCTGCAAACTTATACGCTTTCTTTTCTATACCAATCTGTATGGTAGTATCCTTTTTCTCAGCTGCATCAGCATCCATCGCTTCCTTGGCATTTGCCACCCGGTGCGATCAATGCAGTGGGTTAACGCCCGCCGTGCCCGTTATGTCTCGGTCCTCGTTTGGGTAATTGTTCTCATCTTCCAGGCACCAGTGCTCTACTTTTCCCGAACCACCAATAAAGTCTGCCATGACACCACATCTCAGGACCTCTTTAATTACTTTGTAGTCTATAGCTCGGCCATTTCGGTCATTTTGTTTCTGATACCCTTTGCAATAGTACTAGTCTGCAATGGCCATATGGTGCGAAAACTTAAAGAGCCTACCACCGTAGGAGGTGCCACGTCCCAGCGCTCCAAGCAAAAGTCAGTGAAGATGATCGTCATAGTGCTGCTGGTCTTCATACTCTGCTTTCTGCCCTTCCACCTCACACGGAGTCTGTATTACATTTTCCGATACTTAAAAGTGAACTGTACACTGTTGGAGGGTTCTAACATAGCTTACAAGGTCACAAGGCCACTAGCCAGTGTGAACAGTTGTATTGACCCCATCCTCTACTTCATGGCAGGTCAGGGTTTCCGACGCAGCCTAAGCAAGAAACACAAGCAATCTCAGAGAGAGGGCAAGAGCGAGTACCTCTCAACCCCTTTATGa
- the LOC128606909 gene encoding uncharacterized protein LOC128606909 — MELPDPFDRFFGAPEYFLVDCQYYFASLLDPKTEEKQWLRFMWSRFFGPARQWVQLKLDKHCRNLDSVEQFVGEFMMRFGSPKAKDELEQLLRGVSLAGEPALPFTHYYRQLHAELNSEIQVKSQVPKVQIQVKPPVPEVQVKPPVPEVQVKPPVPEVQVQVKPPVSEIQVKPPVPEVQVKVKPPGSEAQVKPPGSEA; from the exons atggagcttcctgatccatttgacagatttttcggtgcccctgaatattttctggtagactgtcaatactatttcgccagcctgttagaccctaagacagaggagaagcaatggctccgattcatgtggtcccggttctttggaccggcccgtcaatgggtgcagctcaaactggataagcactgtaggaacctggacagtgtagaacagtttgtgggggaattcatgatgcGATTTGGGAGTCCGAAGGCGAAggacgagctagaacaacttctcaggggggtaagtctggcaggcgaacctgccctgccgtttacccactactacaggcaacttcatgcagagctcaactctgaaatccaagttaagtctcaagtccctaaggtccaa atccaagtcaagcctccagtccctgaggtccaagtcaagcctccagtccctgaggtccaagtcaagcctccagtccctgaggtccaagtccaagtcaagcctccagtctctgagatccaagtcaagcctccagtccctgaggtccaggtcaaagtcaagcctccaggctctgaagcccaagtcaagcctccaggctctgaagcctaa